A section of the Pseudanabaena mucicola str. Chao 1806 genome encodes:
- a CDS encoding YaaW family protein has protein sequence MDELSNVLALATDEELYQIADILFRRKFNPIDYVATPPVKELQSWDRDELIEAIAKRFRFLAADGLTVLRRKTSNVSYREVLERVCQHLNIKYSKNQSVEEIESELFLNLISNSWKKLSPQERSDLDDSLQAALTESDLKKSLPLDAQRNPMSLLLKGGSAIAVSTVIRSAVLNAIARQMAWHFASYQVGYEVLKAGGTALATRLNAYVSTYLAKRGMAVAATQYTAARTVFSVITPALWGLFFADLGWRAIATNYGRIIPAIFIIAQIRLLRMS, from the coding sequence ATGGACGAGTTAAGCAATGTTCTAGCATTGGCAACTGATGAGGAGCTATATCAAATTGCGGATATACTGTTTCGGCGCAAGTTCAACCCCATTGATTATGTAGCTACCCCTCCTGTCAAAGAATTGCAAAGCTGGGATCGCGATGAACTCATTGAGGCGATCGCTAAGCGTTTTCGATTTTTGGCTGCCGATGGTTTGACGGTGCTCCGCCGCAAAACTAGTAATGTCAGCTACCGTGAAGTCCTAGAGCGTGTCTGTCAGCACCTCAATATTAAATATTCTAAAAACCAAAGTGTTGAGGAAATCGAATCCGAGTTATTTCTAAATTTAATTAGCAATTCTTGGAAAAAGCTCTCCCCACAAGAACGCTCTGACCTTGATGATTCTCTGCAAGCTGCCCTTACAGAGTCGGACTTAAAAAAATCCTTGCCACTTGATGCTCAGCGTAACCCCATGAGTTTGTTGCTCAAAGGTGGTAGCGCGATCGCCGTGAGTACCGTTATTCGTTCAGCAGTATTAAATGCGATCGCCCGCCAAATGGCATGGCACTTTGCATCTTACCAAGTTGGCTATGAAGTTTTGAAGGCAGGTGGCACGGCACTCGCTACGAGGTTAAATGCCTATGTCTCCACCTATTTAGCAAAACGCGGGATGGCAGTTGCAGCAACTCAATATACTGCGGCGAGAACCGTTTTTTCAGTAATTACCCCTGCGCTATGGGGTTTGTTTTTTGCGGATTTGGGTTGGCGGGCGATCGCTACAAATTACGGACGTATCATTCCTGCAATTTTTATTATTGCCCAAATCAGATTACTGAGAATGTCTTAA
- a CDS encoding phycobilisome linker polypeptide, whose product MKSVDIDSVNAGSDDYRNQPFKIEFTGGLKKGRTQRPIQSVTVAYSSLSSKLQSIHRLGGKIVNVSISRFHAEHIDTKHTASDTSENITAIAQSLEHPVEVNIKLEPISEVVSATTPEEISNNLAETELTPEKIVETTVETVNIPETPKTVSTKIETNESKSEHIEINSVVTQVVTDNKLINSQKSKPIALTEKLKKSRASAKSHGFNKRESKPTTHKPIFVDAIDSSHHNVALSLGKESEHLIQQVVEINPDVSVESVEQASVSIADQKVSEQDIILELAIETAPVFSESVISNTVAAETIIPAALENNLEIDETVIAVTEEALEINVNAVVNEQFHHKEPIPESLLELIQTDIHDTLEPIVEDIHAIATETIFASMPPVEAATPLAKLKKSKTDSKSGHGFNKPKSPKTSK is encoded by the coding sequence ATGAAAAGTGTAGATATTGATTCTGTAAATGCTGGCTCAGATGATTACAGAAATCAGCCATTCAAAATTGAGTTTACGGGTGGTCTTAAGAAAGGTAGAACGCAGAGACCGATTCAGTCAGTTACCGTTGCCTATAGTTCTCTTTCAAGTAAATTGCAATCAATTCATCGACTAGGTGGCAAAATTGTCAATGTATCTATTTCTCGATTTCATGCCGAACATATTGATACAAAGCATACTGCCTCTGACACGTCTGAAAACATTACTGCGATCGCCCAAAGTCTTGAACATCCAGTTGAGGTTAATATTAAACTTGAACCTATTTCTGAGGTAGTCTCTGCGACCACTCCTGAAGAAATTTCAAATAATCTTGCCGAGACCGAACTTACACCTGAAAAAATTGTAGAAACCACAGTTGAAACTGTAAATATACCTGAAACACCTAAAACTGTTTCTACAAAGATTGAGACTAATGAGTCTAAATCCGAACATATTGAAATCAATTCTGTAGTTACACAAGTAGTTACAGACAATAAACTAATTAATTCACAAAAATCTAAGCCGATCGCATTAACAGAAAAACTTAAAAAATCTAGAGCTTCAGCAAAAAGTCATGGATTTAATAAACGTGAGTCTAAACCTACAACTCATAAACCGATCTTTGTAGATGCAATTGATTCTTCTCATCACAATGTTGCTCTATCTCTAGGGAAAGAATCTGAGCATTTAATACAACAGGTTGTTGAAATTAATCCTGATGTATCTGTGGAATCTGTAGAGCAAGCTAGTGTCTCTATCGCTGATCAAAAGGTTTCTGAGCAGGATATAATCCTCGAATTGGCAATAGAAACTGCTCCTGTATTTTCAGAATCCGTAATTTCTAATACGGTTGCTGCGGAAACAATTATTCCTGCGGCTTTAGAGAATAATCTAGAAATTGATGAAACAGTTATTGCAGTTACAGAAGAAGCTTTAGAAATTAATGTTAATGCTGTCGTTAACGAGCAATTTCACCATAAAGAACCTATCCCAGAATCTCTTCTTGAACTAATCCAGACGGATATTCACGACACATTAGAGCCGATAGTCGAAGATATACATGCGATCGCTACAGAAACTATCTTTGCATCTATGCCTCCAGTTGAAGCAGCAACACCATTAGCGAAACTGAAAAAATCGAAAACCGATAGTAAGTCGGGGCATGGTTTCAATAAACCTAAATCTCCCAAAACCTCTAAGTAG
- a CDS encoding M48 family metallopeptidase, producing the protein MKISISQLSKLISQKFQRYWKFVIPSLMSLILAVTLNPFVVSAFDLSDLFRILPSAIQIIRLSSIGDNDEIALGRQIDAQIQQEVRISRDPAANALVNRLGKILAPRSDRPNIPYTFRVVDDKNLNAFATMGGFVYINTGTIAASDNVAQLASVIGHEMGHIAGRHALEQMKQMAIAQGIATIAGVADDRLVGIGVDLALRLPNSREAEFDADRRGLMNITRAGFAARAMPAFMQKLASASNGGNAPAFLSTHPATNDRINALNKAIQANNFNTSGGLNDTEYQRIWRSRFR; encoded by the coding sequence ATGAAAATATCAATTTCCCAATTGTCAAAATTAATTAGCCAAAAATTTCAGCGCTACTGGAAATTTGTCATCCCTTCCTTGATGTCTCTAATTTTGGCAGTTACTCTCAATCCCTTTGTAGTTAGTGCCTTTGATCTCTCTGATCTATTTCGTATTTTGCCATCAGCCATTCAAATTATTCGGCTTTCTAGTATTGGTGATAATGATGAAATTGCTCTTGGGAGACAAATTGATGCTCAAATTCAACAAGAGGTAAGAATCAGTCGAGATCCCGCAGCAAATGCTCTAGTTAATCGTTTAGGAAAGATCCTCGCACCAAGGAGCGATCGCCCAAATATTCCTTATACATTTCGTGTAGTAGATGATAAAAATCTTAATGCATTCGCGACTATGGGGGGCTTTGTTTATATTAATACAGGGACGATCGCTGCTTCCGACAACGTAGCGCAACTAGCCAGTGTCATCGGTCATGAAATGGGACATATTGCGGGTCGTCACGCCCTAGAGCAAATGAAACAAATGGCGATCGCTCAAGGTATTGCCACAATTGCTGGGGTGGCTGATGATCGTTTAGTTGGTATTGGTGTAGATTTAGCACTACGCTTACCCAATAGCCGTGAAGCCGAATTTGATGCTGACCGTCGAGGTTTGATGAATATTACCAGAGCAGGATTTGCAGCAAGAGCGATGCCTGCTTTCATGCAAAAACTCGCTAGTGCTAGCAATGGTGGTAATGCTCCTGCATTTTTGAGTACTCACCCTGCAACAAATGATCGTATTAATGCTCTTAATAAAGCAATTCAAGCCAATAACTTTAATACTTCAGGCGGCTTGAACGATACTGAATATCAAAGAATTTGGCGATCGCGTTTCCGCTAA
- the nadA gene encoding quinolinate synthase NadA, producing MFLTAPQIKYQQNSPDAISQDIFAAIADLKKELNAVILAHYYQDPDLQDIADYIGDSLGLSQAAVNCQADVIVFLGVHFMAETAKILNPNKLVLLPDLDAGCSLADSCPPVRFAAFKAEYPDHLVISYINCSAEIKALSDIICTSSNAVAIINQIPKDQPIIFAPDRNLGRYVSEQTGRDLVLWDGACIVHEIFSERKLVELKLSYPQADIIAHPECEANVLRHADFIGSTTGLLKYVQKSDRQEFIVVTESGVIHQMQKATPLKKFIPAPPTSNCACNECPYMRLNTLEKVYLTMKNRSPEIILDENIRQAALKPMQRMLEMSI from the coding sequence ATGTTTCTCACTGCTCCACAAATCAAATACCAACAAAATTCTCCTGATGCAATTTCTCAGGACATATTTGCAGCGATCGCTGATCTCAAAAAGGAACTAAACGCAGTTATTTTGGCACACTATTACCAAGATCCTGATCTTCAAGATATTGCAGACTACATCGGTGATTCCCTTGGACTATCTCAAGCAGCAGTCAATTGCCAAGCTGATGTGATTGTATTTTTGGGTGTACATTTCATGGCAGAAACTGCCAAAATTTTGAACCCTAACAAATTAGTTTTGCTACCTGATCTTGATGCAGGTTGCTCCCTTGCTGATAGTTGTCCCCCTGTTCGCTTTGCAGCCTTTAAAGCTGAGTATCCCGATCATTTGGTGATTTCCTATATAAATTGCTCCGCAGAAATCAAAGCCTTGAGCGATATCATCTGCACTAGCTCCAATGCTGTGGCGATCATTAATCAAATTCCTAAAGATCAGCCAATTATTTTTGCGCCTGATCGCAATCTAGGACGTTATGTCAGCGAACAAACTGGGCGAGACCTCGTGCTATGGGACGGAGCTTGCATAGTGCATGAAATCTTCTCTGAGCGTAAGTTAGTTGAACTAAAGCTAAGTTATCCCCAAGCGGATATCATTGCCCATCCTGAATGCGAAGCGAATGTATTACGACATGCGGATTTTATTGGTTCTACTACGGGATTATTGAAATATGTTCAGAAAAGTGATCGCCAAGAATTCATCGTAGTTACCGAATCTGGTGTAATTCACCAAATGCAAAAGGCAACTCCGTTGAAAAAATTTATTCCTGCACCTCCAACTAGTAATTGTGCCTGTAATGAGTGTCCTTACATGCGCCTTAATACACTAGAGAAGGTATATCTCACGATGAAAAACCGTTCTCCCGAAATCATTCTTGATGAAAATATTCGTCAAGCAGCATTAAAACCCATGCAACGAATGTTAGAAATGTCAATTTAA
- a CDS encoding ABC transporter ATP-binding protein yields MPIDQSVTTAAISVRELSFAWASGETVLDRCTLSVPKGEFWMLLGTNGSGKSTLLRLLAGLLKPKSGDIEISDRIGFVFQNPDHQLVMPTVGADIAFGLVSEKLSYIETLHRVKESLSAVNLSQMLRRPIYALSGGQKQRVAIAGAIARHAEVLLLDEPTALLDGDNQTDLVASVRELVKQKNLTALWVTHRLNELDYADGAFLLERGQVIDKGDPMRLKQVLLDRS; encoded by the coding sequence ATGCCCATTGACCAATCCGTTACCACTGCTGCCATAAGTGTTCGCGAACTTTCCTTTGCGTGGGCATCGGGCGAAACCGTTCTTGATCGTTGTACCTTGTCCGTTCCTAAGGGGGAATTTTGGATGTTGTTAGGGACTAATGGCAGTGGTAAGTCAACTTTGCTGAGGCTATTAGCAGGATTGCTAAAACCAAAGTCGGGGGATATTGAAATTAGCGATCGCATTGGGTTTGTCTTTCAAAATCCTGATCATCAATTGGTCATGCCCACAGTCGGTGCAGATATTGCCTTCGGTCTAGTATCTGAGAAACTTTCCTACATCGAAACTCTCCATCGAGTAAAAGAATCTCTCAGTGCGGTAAATCTCTCGCAAATGCTACGCCGCCCTATCTATGCACTTAGTGGTGGTCAAAAACAACGAGTTGCGATCGCTGGAGCGATCGCTCGTCATGCAGAAGTTTTATTACTAGATGAGCCAACAGCCCTATTAGATGGCGATAATCAAACGGATCTAGTTGCTTCTGTGCGTGAATTAGTCAAACAAAAGAATCTTACTGCTCTATGGGTAACGCATCGATTAAATGAACTTGACTATGCCGATGGTGCATTCCTATTAGAGCGGGGTCAAGTCATCGATAAAGGTGATCCGATGCGTTTAAAGCAAGTCTTGCTAGACCGCAGTTAA
- a CDS encoding DUF3370 domain-containing protein, protein MLSAFLISLLTNPAALHSDHAVKTNSVHPVNKIAQTANQRQIILDRQEMRPLMGRLDEVPMFNSNSPEIVQTEGILLSAFPPEGMTHPKAHLNFPFQGRFDVFTHHISKAPPPEDLRTLYIGAIAFNPTDKPVTIDVLQGASYLSQPDAPFYDAPNYSLNNNGATYRGPGDRAMLDILRGRRQDIFPAQIIIPPKQSRMLMNVPIPVKELDPPLNGRSGLSRLRSDGKVYIATLSLYARLNPDGTERAPNLAEWENILKNGELAKPRDVVPTPPDLTKGSFEYSRVAGVQLGSQWFGNLTDKDSNDLAIPKRGESYSYGLSLLQYGTMGTGQVQTAPLKVRYPDTAYSAHGNYGVQYNLTMPLHNPTSEIQTVVLSFQNPIKYDKPVGGLQFFEPLPDDVFFRGSVRVRFRDDKGFAQTRYVHLMMRRGERGKPLVMLKMPPSDRRVVQFDFLYPADATPPQVLTVTTTQ, encoded by the coding sequence ATGTTATCAGCTTTTTTAATATCGTTATTGACGAATCCCGCAGCGTTGCATAGCGACCATGCGGTAAAAACTAATTCAGTTCACCCAGTTAACAAAATTGCCCAAACTGCAAATCAACGCCAAATTATTTTGGATCGTCAAGAAATGCGTCCTCTCATGGGTCGTCTCGACGAAGTGCCGATGTTTAATAGCAATAGTCCTGAAATTGTGCAAACAGAGGGAATTTTGCTATCAGCATTTCCCCCTGAAGGGATGACGCATCCCAAGGCGCATTTAAACTTTCCCTTCCAAGGTCGCTTTGATGTCTTTACTCACCATATTTCCAAAGCGCCACCACCAGAGGATTTAAGAACTTTATATATTGGTGCGATCGCTTTTAACCCCACCGATAAGCCTGTAACCATTGATGTATTGCAAGGGGCGAGTTATCTCAGTCAACCCGATGCTCCTTTTTATGACGCACCCAACTATTCATTGAATAATAATGGTGCAACCTATCGCGGTCCTGGCGATCGCGCCATGCTCGATATTTTGCGCGGTCGTCGTCAGGACATCTTTCCTGCTCAAATCATAATTCCGCCAAAGCAAAGCCGCATGTTGATGAATGTGCCAATTCCCGTTAAGGAATTAGATCCTCCCTTAAATGGGCGATCAGGACTATCACGATTGCGAAGCGATGGCAAAGTTTATATCGCGACGCTCTCTCTCTATGCACGTCTTAATCCTGATGGAACAGAACGCGCTCCCAATCTTGCCGAATGGGAAAATATTCTCAAAAATGGTGAACTTGCTAAGCCGCGTGATGTTGTGCCAACGCCACCAGATTTAACGAAAGGATCCTTTGAATATAGCCGTGTAGCAGGTGTTCAGCTTGGTTCGCAATGGTTCGGGAACTTAACTGATAAGGATAGTAATGATCTAGCCATTCCTAAACGGGGGGAATCCTATTCCTATGGTTTGAGTCTTTTGCAATATGGCACGATGGGAACAGGGCAAGTACAGACTGCGCCGCTAAAGGTGCGGTATCCTGACACAGCATATTCGGCTCATGGCAATTACGGTGTGCAGTATAACCTAACCATGCCTCTGCATAATCCGACTAGCGAGATTCAAACCGTTGTTCTCTCTTTCCAGAATCCAATTAAATACGATAAGCCTGTTGGTGGTTTGCAGTTTTTTGAGCCATTACCCGATGATGTCTTTTTCCGAGGTTCAGTACGGGTCAGATTTCGGGATGACAAGGGCTTCGCACAAACTCGCTATGTACATTTGATGATGCGTCGTGGCGAGCGTGGCAAACCTTTGGTTATGCTCAAGATGCCACCAAGCGATCGCCGTGTTGTCCAATTTGATTTTCTCTATCCTGCGGATGCGACACCTCCACAGGTTTTGACAGTGACAACTACACAATAA
- a CDS encoding WecB/TagA/CpsF family glycosyltransferase, translating to MTTQYLEILILRQFSVLGLPVHIHENYRDWLAQRLQTNQGTHVVTINAEMTMQAQKNPALANVIKQAELVVPDGSGIVLYLRSQGEKINRCPGIELSQQIVQIAAEKQWRIFLIGGAPKVVDSVAEIWRNKWADIAITGMHHGYFDAVTEQQICEQLQSSQPNLILVGLGVPRQELWIQKYRYLCPDAVWIGVGGSFDIWSGIKTRAPEWFSNNNLEWLYRLYQEPWRWRRMLSLPHFVWCVTKESLFKKK from the coding sequence ATGACTACGCAGTATTTGGAGATATTAATTTTGCGTCAGTTTAGTGTGCTTGGTCTGCCCGTGCATATTCATGAAAATTATCGTGACTGGCTTGCTCAAAGATTGCAAACCAATCAAGGTACGCATGTAGTCACCATCAACGCCGAAATGACAATGCAGGCGCAAAAAAATCCTGCTTTGGCAAACGTGATTAAGCAGGCGGAATTAGTTGTGCCAGATGGTTCAGGAATTGTGCTTTATCTTCGATCTCAGGGTGAAAAAATCAACCGATGTCCAGGCATTGAGTTATCGCAACAGATTGTGCAAATTGCGGCGGAGAAACAATGGCGGATTTTTTTGATAGGGGGTGCGCCCAAAGTAGTCGATTCAGTGGCGGAAATTTGGCGTAATAAATGGGCAGATATCGCGATCACGGGAATGCACCATGGCTATTTTGACGCAGTGACCGAACAGCAAATCTGTGAACAGTTACAAAGTTCTCAACCAAACTTGATTCTGGTGGGATTAGGAGTTCCGCGCCAAGAACTATGGATTCAGAAATATCGTTATCTTTGCCCTGATGCTGTGTGGATTGGCGTGGGGGGCAGTTTCGATATTTGGTCTGGCATCAAAACTCGCGCCCCTGAATGGTTCAGCAATAATAACCTAGAGTGGCTTTACCGACTCTATCAAGAACCTTGGCGTTGGCGGAGAATGCTCTCACTTCCTCATTTTGTTTGGTGTGTCACAAAAGAATCTTTATTCAAAAAGAAGTGA